From Toxorhynchites rutilus septentrionalis strain SRP chromosome 2, ASM2978413v1, whole genome shotgun sequence, a single genomic window includes:
- the LOC129769149 gene encoding solute carrier family 26 member 6-like: protein MLHQKGGSDESNAKGRLEYNELSYLVTRPCLHQEEFHQLSQYDRVKPTPAESLVSAIREVKCCSSLLSFVPILQWLPKYSLKHDLMSDVTAGITCAVMQIPQGMAYGLLAGVEAKVGLYMAFFHCLVYAVFGTSRHISMGTFAVVSLMTAKVVATYSSPPVELINGTDPSSSGIDPTVPHYTAIQVATALSFVVGCYHIVMSVIRLGTLSSLLSEPLVSGFTTAAAVHVLVSQMKDLLGISIPRYKGAFKNIYSLRDIFEGIPNSNLTAVYTSVIVILFMIFMNEYLKPWSSTKCKFPIPAELMVVVGGTLASYLIGLGPNFGVKLVGEIPVGLPPPQWPTIALLRLVAVDAIAITIVSYSIVMSMGLIFAQKEGYDVRPNQELIAMGATNIFGSFFSCIPTACSLSRSLIQHQTGGKTQITGVISSMLILVVLLWVGPYFETLPRCVLASIIFVALKGMLWQVLHIKKFHREGTLELFVWLVTFLSVTIIDIDIGLLVGVVFSLLVLYIKGWKSYYSLLGTVPETAIYVDIGSHQRAEELPHIKIFKYFGAINFASRSGFKKALTKEVGVCQKLVHRASKYDSAGEGAGLHIIKTVIIDLSSVPHIDTAACKTFSEIKKEMSRVGVNTLIANPADCVYDKLLHAESIGEGGFHIFPTTHDAVLYAQGSMTSV, encoded by the exons CCGCCGAATCTCTAGTCAGCGCAATTCGCGAAGTAAAATGCTGCTCATCGTTGCTGAGCTTCGTTCCGATCCTTCAATGGCTTCCAAAATACTCGCTGAAGCACGACCTGATGAGCGACGTAACTGCCGGTATAACCTGCGCTGTAATGCAAATCCCCCAGGGAATGGCATACGGACTGTTGGCCGGTGTGGAGGCCAAAGTTGGCCTCTATATGGCGTTCTTCCACTGCCTCGTGTACGCCGTGTTCGGaacgtcacgacacatttcgatgggaacgtTCGCTGTGGTTAGCTTGATGACGGCGAAGGTCGTCGCGACGTATTCGTCGCCCCCTGTGGAACTT ATCAATGGAACCGATCCTAGCTCCAGTGGAATCGACCCCACCGTACCACACTACACTGCAATACAGGTAGCCACTGCTCTTTCGTTCGTTGTGGGATGCTATCAT ATTGTGATGAGCGTTATCCGCTTGGGAACGCTTTCATCTCTCCTCAGCGAACCACTGGTTAGCGGGTTCACGACAGCAGCTGCTGTCCACGTGCTTGTCAGCCAGATGAAGGACCTGCTTGGGATCTCAATTCCCCGCTACAAAGGCGCCTTCAAAAACATCTATTCTCTGCGAGACATATTCGAAGGGATTCCCAACAGCAACCTCACCGCCGTCTACACTTCAGTTATTGTGATTCTTTTTATGATATTCATGAACGAGTACTTGAAACCCTGGTCATCGACAAAGTGCAAATTTCCGATTCCGGCCGAGCTGATGGTAGTCGTGGGGGGAACGCTGGCCTCCTACCTCATCGgattgggtcccaacttcggtgTAAAGCTCGTCGGGGAGATCCCCGTGGG TTTGCCACCGCCTCAATGGCCAACAATCGCCCTCCTTCGACTCGTTGCGGTGGATGCCATCGCCATCACAATCGTCAGTTACTCAATCGTGATGTCCATGGGACTCATTTTCGCGCAGAAGGAAGGCTACGATGTTCGTCCAAACCAGGAACTGATTGCGATGGGTGCCACCAACATCTTCGGGTCGTTCTTCTCGTGCATTCCGACGGCCTGTTCACTTTCCCGGTCGTTGATTCAACACCAGACCGGTGGTAAGACCCAGATAACGGGGGTGATTTCCTCGATGCTTATATTAGTAGTGTTGTTGTGGGTGGGACCATACTTCGAAACGCTTCCTCGATGCGTGCTGGCATCAATCATTTTCGTAGCGCTGAAAGGCATGCTGTGGCAGGTGCTGCACATCAAAAAGTTCCACCGCGAAGGCACCCTCGAATTGTTCGTATGGTTGGTGACGTTCCTTAGCGTAACGATCATCGACATCGACATTGGTCTACTGGTCGGTGTTGTGTTCTCTTTACTAGTTTTGTACATTAAGGGTTGGAAGTCATACTACAGCTTACTGGGAACGGTCCCCGAAACGGCGATATACGTCGATATCGGAAGCCACCAGCGCGCCGAGGAACTCCCCCACATCAAAATCTTCAAGTACTTTGGAGCGATCAATTTCGCCAGCCGTTCCGGCTTCAAGAAGGCACTCACGAAAGAGGTCGGCGTCTGTCAGAAGCTTGTCCACCGGGCATCGAAATACGATTCCGCAGGGGAAGGAGCGGGGTTGCACATCATCAAGACGGTGATCATTGATCTGTCCAGTGTTCCCCACATTGACACTGCCGCCTGTAAAACGTTCAGCGAAATCAAGAAGGAGATGAGCCGGGTTGGCGTCAACACGTTGATCGCGAATCCGGCGGATTGTGTGTATGACAAGCTGCTGCATGCAGAATCAATCGGGGAGGGAGGTTTTCATATATTCCCCACGACGCACGATGCCGTGCTGTACGCTCAGGGTTCGATGACGAGTGTCTGA